The proteins below come from a single Burkholderia contaminans genomic window:
- a CDS encoding PLP-dependent aminotransferase family protein, producing the protein MSQAAPLPVPPTPSRTRVETVMDTLRARIASRALVPGARVPSIRMMADALGVSKSTVVDAYERLASEGVLVARRGSGFYVSGHAPPLALADLGPQLDRGLDPLWLSRQSLEAAPTSVKPGCGWLPPSWLPDESLRRALRAASRDEADALTDYATPLGLPAMRQQLAWRLAQHGVQAEPTQIMLTDGGSHALDLVCRLLLEPGDTVVLDDPCYFNFQALLRAHRARIVSVPYTPNGPDLARFEQVLAEHRPRLYITNSALHNPTGATLSAPIAHRLLTLAAEHGLLIVEDDIFADFESTPAPRLAAFDGLSRVVSIGSFSKTLSAAIRCGYVAARPEWIEALVDLKLATSFGHAQIGANVVHRLLVDGTYRRHVDSLRARLADAMGETLRRITRAGLRIWTEPRGGSFVWAKLPDGLDAARVARHALDHDVVLAPGNVFSPSHGATSYLRFNVSRCKGPVVFDALARAMEAVRAADTTGPMLARES; encoded by the coding sequence ATGAGCCAGGCCGCCCCGCTTCCCGTTCCGCCCACCCCGTCGCGCACGCGCGTGGAAACCGTGATGGATACGTTGCGCGCACGAATCGCGAGCCGCGCGCTGGTGCCCGGCGCGCGCGTGCCGTCGATCCGGATGATGGCGGACGCACTCGGCGTGTCGAAATCGACCGTCGTCGATGCGTACGAGCGGCTCGCGAGCGAAGGCGTGCTCGTCGCGCGGCGCGGCTCGGGGTTCTACGTGTCGGGACACGCGCCGCCGCTCGCGCTCGCCGATCTCGGCCCGCAGCTCGATCGCGGGCTCGATCCGCTGTGGCTGTCGCGCCAGTCGCTCGAAGCGGCGCCCACGTCGGTCAAGCCCGGTTGCGGATGGCTGCCGCCGTCGTGGCTGCCGGACGAGAGCCTGCGCCGCGCACTGCGCGCCGCGTCGCGCGACGAAGCCGACGCGCTGACCGACTATGCGACGCCGCTCGGCCTGCCCGCGATGCGCCAGCAGCTCGCCTGGCGGCTCGCGCAGCACGGCGTCCAGGCCGAACCCACGCAGATCATGCTGACCGACGGCGGCTCGCACGCGCTCGATCTCGTTTGCCGGCTGCTGCTGGAGCCGGGCGACACGGTCGTGCTCGACGATCCGTGCTACTTCAACTTCCAGGCGCTGCTGCGCGCGCACCGCGCGCGGATCGTCAGCGTCCCGTACACGCCGAACGGCCCCGATCTCGCGCGCTTCGAGCAGGTGCTCGCCGAGCACCGGCCGCGCCTGTACATCACCAACTCGGCACTGCACAACCCGACCGGCGCGACGCTCTCGGCGCCCATTGCCCACCGGCTGCTGACGCTCGCGGCCGAGCACGGCCTGCTGATCGTCGAAGACGACATCTTCGCGGATTTCGAAAGCACGCCCGCGCCGCGTCTCGCGGCCTTCGACGGGCTGTCGCGGGTCGTGTCGATCGGCAGCTTCTCGAAGACGCTGTCGGCCGCGATCCGCTGCGGCTACGTCGCCGCGCGCCCGGAATGGATCGAGGCGCTCGTCGACCTGAAGCTCGCGACGTCGTTCGGCCATGCGCAGATCGGTGCGAACGTCGTCCACCGGTTGCTCGTCGACGGCACGTACCGGCGCCACGTCGACAGCCTGCGTGCGCGCCTCGCGGACGCGATGGGCGAAACGCTCCGGCGCATCACGCGCGCCGGGTTGCGGATCTGGACGGAGCCGCGCGGCGGCTCGTTCGTGTGGGCGAAGTTGCCGGACGGGCTCGACGCCGCGCGCGTCGCGCGCCATGCGCTGGATCACGATGTAGTGCTTGCGCCCGGCAACGTATTCAGCCCGTCGCACGGCGCGACCTCGTACCTGCGCTTCAACGTGTCGCGCTGCAAGGGGCCGGTGGTGTTCGATGCGCTGGCGCGGGCGATGGAGGCGGTGCGGGCGGCGGACACGACCGGGCCCATGCTCGCCCGCGAATCGTGA
- a CDS encoding LysR family transcriptional regulator, which produces MSIDGRILANVGVLAAIVESGSFARAADALGLSPSGVSRAVGRLEARVGVRLLDRTTRSVTLTDEGRRLYEDIGPLLAGIGDAVTLAAGSAAAVRGRLRVNVDAYFSRRVLAPHLPAFLARHPDLSLELAAREQLGDLVAEGFDVAVRFGEPPSSSLVARKLLETRAVTVAAPAYVKRYGRPEAPADLVGHACIQMRNTLTGQPLEWVYQLGRKRVPVKTTGRLLVNDAGTMLGACLAGVGIARFKASGVAGLIEQGRLVELLADWRGEAFPLFAYYPSRHLPPAKVRAFVDFVAEIVALGS; this is translated from the coding sequence ATGAGCATCGACGGGCGGATCCTGGCGAACGTGGGCGTGCTCGCCGCGATCGTCGAAAGCGGCAGCTTCGCGCGTGCGGCAGATGCGCTCGGCCTGTCGCCGTCGGGTGTCAGCCGGGCCGTGGGCCGGCTGGAGGCGCGGGTCGGTGTGCGGCTGCTCGACCGCACGACGCGCTCGGTCACGCTGACGGACGAGGGGCGTCGCCTGTACGAGGACATCGGCCCGCTGCTCGCCGGCATCGGCGACGCGGTTACGCTGGCCGCCGGTTCGGCCGCGGCCGTGCGCGGCAGGCTGCGCGTGAATGTCGACGCGTATTTTTCCCGGCGGGTGCTGGCCCCGCATCTCCCCGCGTTCCTGGCGCGCCATCCCGATCTGTCGCTTGAACTGGCGGCGCGCGAGCAACTCGGCGATCTGGTTGCAGAAGGATTCGACGTCGCGGTGCGGTTCGGCGAACCGCCTTCGTCGTCGCTGGTGGCGCGCAAGCTGCTGGAGACGCGAGCGGTGACCGTCGCCGCACCCGCGTACGTGAAACGATACGGGCGTCCCGAGGCGCCAGCCGACCTCGTCGGCCATGCGTGCATCCAGATGCGCAACACGCTGACCGGCCAGCCGCTCGAATGGGTCTATCAGCTCGGCCGCAAGCGCGTGCCGGTGAAGACGACGGGCAGGCTGCTCGTCAACGACGCCGGCACGATGCTCGGCGCATGCCTGGCCGGCGTCGGCATTGCACGCTTCAAGGCGAGCGGGGTGGCGGGGCTGATCGAACAGGGGCGGCTCGTCGAGCTGCTTGCGGATTGGCGCGGCGAGGCGTTCCCGCTGTTCGCGTACTACCCGTCGCGCCATTTGCCGCCCGCGAAGGTGCGGGCGTTCGTCGATTTCGTCGCGGAGATCGTGGCGCTCGGCAGCTAG
- a CDS encoding NmrA family NAD(P)-binding protein, whose amino-acid sequence MYAITGITGQVGGALARALLTAGQPVRAVARDANRAAPWTARGCDVALADMTDTAALTTACSNTAGVFMLLPPCFDPSPGFPETRAVIDAVGAALRAARPRKVVCLSTIGAQATQVNLLTQLTMIEQAFGDLPMPVAFLRPAWFLENAAWDVPTARDAGVIRSFLQPLDRPVPMVATEDVGRTAAALLQDEWTGTRIVELEGPRRVSPNDLAAAFARVLGRPVQAEAVPRDTWAGLFDAQRMRYPEPRMRMLDGFNEGWIDFASAPADVLKGDLDADAVLRTLVARAD is encoded by the coding sequence ATGTACGCCATTACCGGCATCACCGGACAGGTCGGCGGCGCGCTCGCCCGGGCATTGCTCACCGCGGGCCAGCCCGTACGGGCCGTCGCGCGCGACGCCAATCGCGCCGCGCCGTGGACCGCGCGCGGCTGCGACGTCGCACTCGCCGACATGACCGACACCGCCGCGCTGACAACGGCCTGCTCGAACACGGCCGGCGTATTCATGCTGCTGCCGCCCTGCTTCGATCCGTCGCCCGGATTCCCTGAAACGCGCGCGGTCATCGACGCCGTCGGCGCGGCGTTGCGCGCCGCTCGGCCGCGCAAGGTCGTTTGCCTGTCGACGATCGGCGCGCAGGCGACGCAGGTGAACCTGCTGACGCAGTTGACGATGATCGAGCAAGCGTTCGGCGACCTGCCGATGCCCGTCGCGTTCCTGCGCCCCGCATGGTTCCTCGAAAACGCCGCATGGGACGTCCCGACCGCGCGCGACGCCGGCGTGATCCGCAGCTTTCTCCAGCCGCTCGACCGCCCAGTGCCGATGGTTGCCACCGAAGACGTCGGCCGCACGGCGGCGGCCCTGCTGCAGGACGAATGGACGGGCACGCGCATCGTCGAACTCGAAGGGCCGCGGCGCGTCAGCCCGAACGACCTGGCCGCCGCGTTCGCCCGCGTGCTCGGGCGCCCCGTACAAGCCGAGGCCGTCCCGCGTGACACGTGGGCCGGCCTGTTCGATGCGCAGCGGATGCGCTATCCCGAACCGCGCATGCGCATGCTCGACGGCTTCAATGAAGGCTGGATCGACTTCGCGTCGGCGCCTGCGGATGTCCTGAAAGGGGACCTCGACGCAGACGCCGTGCTGCGCACGCTCGTCGCGCGCGCCGACTGA
- a CDS encoding nicotinate phosphoribosyltransferase: protein MQNDLGGFAAVLANPILNTDSYKASHFLQYPPDASAMFSYVESRGGRYDRTVFFGLQMLLKEYLCKPITHAMIDEARDFFTVHGEPFNEAGWRYIVERYDGCLPVKIRAVPEGSVVPVHNVLMTVECDDPQVFWLASYLETMLLRVWYPVTVATRSWHLRQTIRRFLEKTDDDLAQLPFKLHDFGARGVSSAESAAIGGAAHLVNFMGSDTVLGVLAANRFYREPMAAYSVPAAEHSTITSWGREHEADAYRNMIRRFGLPGAIVSVVSDSYDLFAALDLWGGELRQAVLDSGATLVVRPDSGDPVAIVLQTVRALDASFGSTVNGKGRRVLNRVRVIQGDGVDELSIEAILSALDDAGYAAGNVVFGMGGGLLQQVNRDTQRFAMKCSAIRRGDVWHDVCKDPVTDHGKRSKKGRLTLLRHFRTGEYRTTTLPAAWDDRMLEGDWEDALETVFDTGRLLVDTSFAQVRARAHAGEM from the coding sequence ATGCAAAACGATCTCGGCGGCTTTGCCGCGGTTCTCGCCAATCCGATCCTCAACACGGATTCGTACAAGGCTTCCCACTTCCTGCAATATCCGCCCGACGCGTCGGCGATGTTCTCGTACGTCGAATCGCGCGGCGGCCGCTACGACCGCACGGTGTTCTTCGGCCTGCAGATGCTGCTGAAGGAATATCTGTGCAAGCCGATCACGCACGCGATGATCGACGAAGCGCGCGATTTCTTCACGGTGCATGGCGAGCCGTTCAACGAAGCAGGGTGGCGCTATATCGTCGAACGCTACGACGGCTGCCTGCCGGTGAAGATCCGCGCGGTGCCCGAGGGCTCGGTCGTGCCGGTGCACAACGTGCTGATGACGGTCGAATGCGACGACCCGCAGGTGTTCTGGCTCGCGTCGTATCTCGAGACGATGCTGCTGCGCGTGTGGTATCCGGTGACGGTCGCGACGCGCAGCTGGCACTTGAGGCAGACGATCCGCCGCTTCCTCGAAAAGACCGACGACGATCTCGCGCAACTGCCGTTCAAGCTGCACGACTTCGGCGCGCGCGGTGTATCGAGCGCGGAGTCGGCCGCGATCGGCGGTGCGGCGCATCTCGTGAACTTCATGGGTTCGGATACGGTGCTCGGCGTGCTGGCCGCGAACCGCTTCTATCGGGAGCCGATGGCCGCGTACTCGGTGCCGGCGGCCGAGCACAGCACGATTACATCGTGGGGCCGCGAACACGAAGCCGATGCGTACCGGAACATGATTCGCCGCTTCGGCCTGCCCGGCGCGATCGTGTCGGTCGTGTCGGACTCCTACGATCTTTTCGCGGCGCTCGATCTGTGGGGCGGCGAGCTTCGGCAGGCCGTGCTCGATTCCGGTGCGACGCTGGTCGTGCGGCCCGATTCGGGCGACCCGGTGGCGATCGTGCTGCAGACCGTGCGCGCGCTCGACGCATCGTTCGGCTCGACCGTGAACGGCAAGGGGCGGCGCGTGCTGAATCGCGTGCGCGTGATCCAGGGCGATGGCGTCGACGAACTGTCGATCGAAGCGATTCTGTCCGCGCTCGACGACGCAGGCTATGCGGCCGGCAACGTCGTGTTCGGCATGGGCGGCGGGCTGCTGCAGCAGGTGAACCGCGATACGCAGCGCTTCGCGATGAAGTGCTCGGCGATCCGGCGTGGCGACGTATGGCATGACGTCTGCAAGGATCCGGTCACCGATCACGGCAAGCGCTCGAAGAAGGGGCGGCTCACGTTGCTGCGCCATTTCCGCACCGGTGAGTATCGGACGACAACGCTGCCCGCCGCGTGGGACGACCGGATGCTGGAGGGCGACTGGGAGGACGCGCTGGAAACGGTGTTCGATACCGGGCGCCTGCTCGTCGATACGTCGTTTGCGCAAGTGCGGGCGAGGGCGCACGCGGGGGAGATGTGA
- a CDS encoding bifunctional nicotinamide-nucleotide adenylyltransferase/Nudix hydroxylase, translating into MSTQQNRRFDALVFIGRFQPPHRGHLNVLKSALSRAERVCVLIGSTDKPRTIKDPFSFDERRQMLASLLDASERDRVTVAPLQDSTYNDGDWVRWVQDAVASALGDIAQRKVGLIGHEKDATSYYLRMFPQWELVDVDATEDISATEIRDQYFAERTNSFVQWAVPEPVFGWLERFRTQPEFAQLKSEAEFIARYRKAWAAAPYPVTFVTVDAVVVHSGHILLVRRRSEPGRGLWALPGGFVNQDERLDAACIRELREETGLKLPEPVLRGSIKDRQVFDHPTRSLRGRTITHACLFNFPTGELPRVKGSDDADKARWVPLNEFAQMRSVMFEDHFDIAYHFLGKL; encoded by the coding sequence ATGAGTACGCAACAGAACCGGCGCTTCGACGCGCTCGTTTTCATTGGTCGTTTCCAGCCTCCGCATCGTGGTCACCTGAACGTGCTGAAGTCGGCACTGAGCCGGGCCGAGCGAGTGTGCGTGCTGATCGGATCGACCGACAAGCCCCGCACCATCAAGGATCCGTTCTCGTTCGACGAGCGCCGCCAGATGCTGGCTTCGCTGCTCGACGCGTCCGAGCGCGACCGCGTCACCGTCGCGCCGTTGCAGGATTCGACCTACAACGACGGCGACTGGGTGCGCTGGGTGCAGGACGCCGTCGCGTCCGCGCTCGGCGACATCGCGCAGCGCAAGGTCGGGCTGATCGGCCACGAGAAGGACGCAACGTCGTATTACCTGCGGATGTTCCCGCAATGGGAGCTCGTCGACGTCGACGCGACGGAAGACATTTCCGCCACCGAGATCCGCGACCAGTATTTCGCCGAACGCACCAACAGCTTCGTGCAGTGGGCCGTGCCGGAACCCGTGTTCGGCTGGCTCGAACGTTTCCGCACGCAGCCGGAATTCGCGCAGCTGAAGTCGGAAGCCGAATTCATCGCCAGGTATCGCAAGGCGTGGGCGGCCGCCCCGTATCCGGTCACGTTCGTGACGGTCGACGCGGTGGTCGTGCACTCGGGCCATATCCTGCTCGTGCGCCGCCGCAGCGAGCCGGGCCGCGGCCTGTGGGCGCTGCCCGGCGGGTTCGTGAACCAGGACGAGCGGCTCGATGCGGCCTGTATTCGCGAGCTGCGCGAAGAAACCGGCCTGAAGCTGCCGGAGCCCGTGCTGCGCGGCTCGATCAAGGATCGCCAGGTGTTCGATCACCCGACGCGTTCGCTGCGCGGCCGCACGATCACGCATGCGTGCCTGTTCAACTTCCCGACCGGCGAGCTGCCGCGCGTGAAGGGCAGCGACGATGCCGACAAGGCGCGCTGGGTGCCGCTCAACGAATTCGCGCAGATGCGCAGCGTGATGTTCGAGGATCACTTCGACATCGCGTATCACTTCCTGGGGAAGCTGTGA